One genomic window of Thermus islandicus DSM 21543 includes the following:
- a CDS encoding undecaprenyl-diphosphate phosphatase, protein MSAWEALLLGTLEGLTEFLPVSSTGHLTLAFHLLGLPVQEDAFLKTFLIAIQLGAILAVLLLYGRRFLGDRELWARIGVAFVPTAVLGFLFYPLIKGKILGNDALVVFFLFSVGLLLLLADRLAEGARYRDVKELPLLSTAWIGVFQGFAALFPGTSRSGATILGGLLLGLKRKAAAEFSFLLALPTMLAAVGYDLLKSARAVPEGGWGLLLLGFLAALVTALFTVRWMLAFVERQGFKPFAYYRMALALVYAYFFLR, encoded by the coding sequence GTGAGCGCTTGGGAAGCCCTTCTCTTGGGAACGCTGGAGGGTCTTACGGAGTTCCTGCCCGTCTCCTCCACCGGCCACCTGACCCTCGCCTTCCACCTCCTGGGCCTGCCCGTGCAGGAGGACGCCTTCCTCAAAACCTTCCTCATCGCCATCCAGCTGGGGGCGATCCTGGCTGTCCTCCTCCTCTACGGGAGGCGGTTTTTGGGGGACCGGGAGCTTTGGGCCCGCATTGGGGTGGCCTTCGTGCCCACGGCGGTCCTGGGCTTTCTCTTCTACCCCCTCATCAAGGGGAAGATCCTGGGCAACGACGCCCTGGTGGTCTTCTTCCTCTTCTCCGTGGGCCTTCTGCTCCTCCTCGCCGACCGCCTGGCGGAAGGCGCCCGCTACCGGGACGTGAAGGAGCTCCCCCTGCTTTCCACCGCCTGGATCGGCGTCTTCCAGGGGTTTGCCGCCCTCTTCCCCGGCACGAGCCGCAGCGGGGCCACCATCCTGGGGGGGCTTCTCCTGGGCCTCAAGCGCAAGGCCGCGGCGGAGTTCAGCTTCCTCCTGGCCCTGCCCACCATGCTGGCGGCGGTGGGCTACGACCTCCTGAAGAGCGCCCGGGCGGTGCCCGAGGGGGGATGGGGGCTTCTCCTCCTCGGCTTCCTCGCCGCCCTCGTCACCGCCCTCTTCACCGTGCGCTGGATGCTCGCCTTTGTGGAGCGGCAGGGTTTCAAGCCCTTCGCCTACTACCGGATGGCCCTGGCCCTCGTCTACGCCTATTTCTTCCTACGCTAG